The sequence ATCCTGGCCCAGCTTTCCTGGCACTGGATCTTTTGGCTGTTCGTGCCGTTCCTGCTGATTGCCCTCTTGTTTGCAATTAGCTCCCTGGAAAATGTCGGTCGGATCACTCGGCCCCACGTCGACGTCCTTTCAATCATCGAATCCGCGGTTGGCTGCTCCGGCCTGGTCGTTGGCGCCAGCCTCTCCAGTCGCGATGGTTGGCTCTCGGTGCCCGTTCTGGCTGCCTTGATTATCGGTCTGATTGTTCTGGGCCTGTATGTTTACCGGCAATTGCACCTGGAAACACCAATCTTGAACCTGCGTGTTTTCAAGAATCGTTCCTTCGCGATCGGTTCAACCCTGGTAATGCTGGACTTTGGGATCATCCTGTCCGCCATGTACCTGCTGCCGATGTACATCCAAAACGGACTGTTGCTGCCAGTTGCCCTAACCGGGATCATCATGCTACCGGGTGGGGTGATCAACGCGCTGACTTCCGCCGTGGCTGGTCGACTGTACGACAGCATCGGCGCTAAAAAGCCGGCAATGCTGGGCTTTGCAATTGCCCTCGTCGGTGCGATCATGCTGGCCTGCACCAGTACCCATTCGTCGGTCGCCTACGTGATTGGCGCCCACGTGATCTTGATGATCGGCTGCCCGCTGGCGATGTCGCCATCCCAGACCAGCGCCCTTAACTCGCTTTCGGGCATGGAGTCGGCTGACGGCAGCACCATTCTCAACACCATGCAGCAAATTGTCGGCGCCCTGGCAACGGCCCTGGCGACCAGCTTTCTGGAGTTGGGCCGCCACTATGCCAGTGGATCCGCTGCTGTCCGTTTCACGACGGGAGCACACTGGGGCTTTTACTTTACGATTGTCCTCGTGGTTGTTGCTTTGCTGTTGACCTTCCAGATGACGGCCAAGCCCCACAGCAGCGATTTGCAAGAATAAAAAATGGAGTAGGATTGAACTCGTTTTCGGGCAATCCTACTCTTATTTTTATTTAGCAAGCCGTTGCAGTTCCTTCAACGCCAGTGGAAATTGGGTGAAGCCGTCGCTGGTGAGAAAATGCCCGCCCGTTTCCTGGACGATCAGCTTGGCGTGGATGTGGTGGGCAACCTGAATGCTGTTCTTGTACGGGGCGATCGGATCATTCTTGGCGGCGATCACCGTTGCCTTGCTGACTTTGGGCGCGATTTGTCCGTAGTCGGGTGCCGGCTGCATGAAAACATCCAGTTCCGGATAGGTTGGCAGGCCTTGGTCGAAGGCCCCGACCAAGAGGAGGCGGGCATCCTTGATCTGGTGGCGTTCAATAAAGCGGAGCGCGGTGATGCAGCCGAGACTGTGGGCCACCAGGATCAGTCCGTCGGTCGGCTTGATCTGATCGTCAACCGCCGCATTCCAAGCGTCCCGCTGTGGGTTGAACGGTTCCGGCAGCCAGAGCCGGTCGAGTTGGATTGTGGGTGCCGCTGCCTGTTCTAACCAGGGGAACCAGTCGTCGTCACGGGTTGAGGTGCCGTGGATGAGGTAAGCTTTTGTCATGATTTTCCCTTCTTTCGTTAGTTTAATTATGGCGCAAGGCTACCAGAATGCCAACCGATGCGACTATAATGGGGATAATAAAATACGAAAGAGTGGTATGATGTCAGAAGTTTCATTGCGGGTTGCCCGCCTGACCGACGCGGCGGCAATCCGACAGATTTACAGTTACTATGTTCAGAACACGGCAATTACCTGCGAGGTGACGGTGCCGACGGTTGAGGAGATCACCGGACGGATGAAGAAGACCCTGCAGCACTATCCTTACCTGGTTGCCGAGCTTGACGGTCAGGTGGTTGGCTTTGCCTACATCGGCCCGGCCAATCCGCGTGAGGCCTACCAATGGACGGTTGAGACCTCAATTTATGTGGACCGGGAGTGCCGTGGCCACCGGATCGGCACCCGCCTGTACGACGCGCTGGAGGAACTCTGCCGGCGGATGCACTTCGTCAACATGACGGCTCATATCGTCTATCCGCACGACGACCAGCCCGACCAGTACCTGACCCTCGCCAGCCCAAAGTTCCATGAGTACTACGGCTACAAGCTGGCGGGCCGCTTTGATCGCAACGTCTACAAGTTCGATAAGTGGTACGACATGATCTGGATGGAGAAGAGCATCGCGGATCACACGCAGGCACCGACAGCACCACTCGACTTCGCGGACGTGGCGGATGACTTCTTTGCAAAATAAAAGGCGGTGGGACAGAACTCGCTAGCGAGTTCGTCTTCCCACCCCCGCGAGGCTGGCTAGGCGTTCCGGGCGTTGATTTATCAACGTTCGGAATCCAGCCAGCTACCGCGCTGTAGCATTTACAGCTATATAAAAGCAAAGAGGCTGGGTTAATTCCCAGCCTCCAATTATGGACCATGCGAGATTCGAACTCGCGACCTCCTGCATGCGAAGCAGACATTCTCCCAACTGAACTAATGGCCCGTTACGGATCCTATTATAGCAGGTTAATTGAAAATGAGTTAATATTAATTCCGTAAAGGGGGATGAAAAGATGAGCAATGAGCAGATTAAGGTTGCCGACCAGGACGATCTCAACGCCCTGGCTGACCTCTATAAGGCGATTTGCGACCACCAGCCACTGGATCAGTACGGCGCTGATTGGACCTGGGGTGAGTACCCGAGCGTCGATGGCTTGCGACAGATGATTGATGATGCCCAGGTACTGGTCGCCTACCAGGACGGCCAGGCAATTGGTGCCGGGGTCCTGACGACCGGGGAGGATTATCCCCAGGTTGACTGGCCAACCCCGGCGGACAACGACGAGATTGGCGTGCTGCACCTCTTTGGCGTTCGCCCAAAGTATCGGGGAACCGGCATTGCCTCCAAGCTGTTGCAGGCGATTTTGCAGCAAGCAAAGACTGTTGGCAAGCGGGTCATTCACCTGGATGTGTTGGATGGCAACCTGCCGTCTGAAAAGCTATATGTAAAAAACGGCTTTCGAGTAGTCCAGTCGCTGACGCTTCATTATGATGACATCGGCGATCAGGATGCCAAAGTTTTGGAATACCAGTTGTAAGAGGGGATCAAGCACCGGAAACGGCGCCTGATTCTTTTATTTTGGCCGAATTAACAATTTAGCCTTGCAAATCAGAAGAAAAGCTCCTATAGTATTTAACTGTTGTGTTTCTACTAACGCAACTAAGTTTTAGCTAGACCAAAGTTGACCACTACTGACTGTCAAGGATAATTACTTGATAGCTGGTTTGGAAAACTACATGAAAAAACAATCATGTTTATTCTTGATTATTTAATACGGACTAGTTATAATAGACAACGCTGCTTGAGGATTACAGCGATTTGTTTTAAGAAATTAAAATTGATTGTTGACTTCTGATGGCGGAATTGATATTATAAATAAGCTGACTTCTTCGGCAAGGCCAATTACTTGCTTGATGATTAATCAAAAAAGTTCTTGACTTACTGATAAGTTAGATGCTATAATGGTGATGCTGATTAGCTACTTGTCAATCAGCACGGTAGACCTTTGAAAACTGAACAAAGTTTCGACGAATCAAATGTGTAGGGTCTTCAATCACTTTGGTGATTTGAAGCAAAACATTTGCGAAGTCAATTCGCTTAATAACTTTTAATTTGAGAGCTATCTCAAATTCTTATATTTTATATGAGAGTTTGATCCTGGCTCAGGATGAACGCCGGCGGTGTGCCTAATACATGCAAGTCGAGCGCACTAGCCCAACTGATCTGACGTGCTTGCACTGAAGTGACGATGGATTACCAGTGAGCGGCGGACGGGTGAGTAACACGTGGGCAACCTGCCCTGAAGCGGGGGATAACATTTGGAAACAGGTGCTAATACCGCATAACAACGAAAACCACATGGTTTTCGTTTCAAAGATGGTTTCGGCTATCACTTCAGGATGGGCCCGCGGTGCATTAGCTTGTTGGTAGGGTAACGGCCTACCAAGGCAATGATGCATAGCCGAGTTGAGAGACTGATCGGCCACAATGGAACTGAGACACGGTCCATACTCCTACGGGAGGCAGCAGTAGGGAATCTTCCACAATGGGCGTAAGCCTGATGGAGCGACACCGCGTGAGTGAAGAAGGGTTTCGGCTCGTAAAGCTCTGTTGTTGAAGAAGAACGTGCGTGAGAGTAACTGTTCACGCAGTGACGGTATTCAACCAGAAAGTCACGGCTAACTACGTGCCAGCAGCCGCGGTAATACGTAGGTGGCAAGCGTTATCCGGATTTATTGGGCGTAAAGCGAGCGCAGGCGGTTGCTTAAGTCTGATGTGAAAGCCTTCGGCTTAACCGAAGAAGTGCATCGGAAACTGAGCGACTTGAGTGCAGAAGAGGACAGTGGAACTCCATGTGTAGCGGTGGAATGCGTAGATATATGGAAGAACACCAGTGGCGAAGGCGGCTGTCTGGTCTGCAACTGACGCTGAGGCTCGAAAGCATGGGTAGCGAACAGGATTAGATACCCTGGTAGTCCATGCCGTAAACGATGAGTGCTAGGTGTTGGAGGGTTTCCGCCCTTCAGTGCCGCAGCTAACGCATTAAGCACTCCGCCTGGGGAGTACGACCGCAAGGTTGAAACTCAAAGGAATTGACGGGGGCCCGCACAAGCGGTGGAGCATGTGGTTTAATTCGAAGCTACGCGAAGAACCTTACCAGGTCTTGACATCTTGCGCTAACCTAAGAGATTAGGCGTTCCCTTCGGGGACGCAATGACAGGTGGTGCATGGTCGTCGTCAGCTCGTGTCGTGAGATGTTGGGTTAAGTCCCGCAACGAGCGCAACCCTTGTTACTAGTTGCCAGCATTCAGTTGGGCACTCTAGTGAGACTGCCGGTGACAAACCGGAGGAAGGTGGGGACGACGTCAGATCATCATGCCCCTTATGACCTGGGCTACACACGTGCTACAATGGTCGGTACAACGAGTCGCTAACCCGCGAGGGCAAGCTAATCTCTTAAAGCCGATCTCAGTTCGGACTGTAGGCTGCAACTCGCCTACACGAAGTTGGAATCGCTAGTAATCGCGGATCAGCATGCCGCGGTGAATACGTTCCCGGGCCTTGTACACACCGCCCGTCACACCATGGAAGTTTGTAACGCCCAAAGTCGGTGGCCTAACCATTTTGGAGGGAGCCGCCTAAGGCGGGATAGATGACTGGGGTGAAGTCGTAACAAGGTAGCCGTAGGAGAACCTGCGGCTGGATCACCTCCTTTCTAAGGAATAAAACGGAACCTACACATTAGTTGAAACTTTGTTTAGTTTTGAGGGGTTTACCCTCAGAGCTTGTACTTTGAAAACTAAATAATATCTATTTTCTTAATTTATTAACTTAAAACAATAAACCGAGAACACCGCGTTATTTGAGTTTTATTAACGAAATAATCGCTAACTCAATTAATCAAGGTGATCACTTCGTGATCATCAAGGTTAAGTTATGAAGGGCGCATGGTGAATGCCTTGGTACTAGGAGCCGATGAAGGACGGGACAAACACCGATATGCTTCGGGGAGTGGTAAGTACACTTTGATCCGGAGATTTCCGAATGGGGAAACCTAAGCACCTTAGTCGGTGCTTGCTTGACCAGTGAATCTATAGCTGGCAAGCGGTAGACGCAGTGAACTGAAACATCTCAGTAGCTGCAGGAAGAGAAAGAAAATTCGATTCCCTGAGTAGCGGCGAGCGAAAGGGGAAGAGCCCAAACCAGTGAGCTTGCTCACTGGGGTTGTAGGACTGAACATTTGAGTTACCAAAGTGCGACGTAGTCGAAACAGTTGGGAAGCTGTGCCAGAGATGGTGAAAGCCCAGTAGACGAAACGTCACACCCTCAGTTCAGGATCCTGAGTACGGCGGGACACGTGAAACCCCGTCGGAAGCTGCGAGGACCATCTCGCAAGGCTAAATACTACCTAGTGACCGATAGTGAACCAGTACCGTGAGGGAAAGGTGAAAAGCACCCCGGAAGGGGAGTGAAATAGTTCCTGAAACCATGTGCCTACAAGCTGTCGGAGCCCGTTAATGGGTGACGGCGTGCCTCTTGCAGAATGAACCGGCGAGTTATGATTGCATGCAAGGTTAAGGTGGAAAAACCGGAGCCGCAGCGAAAGCGAGTCTTAAATGGGCGTATGAAGTATGTAGTTATAGACCCGAAACCAGGTGACCTACCCATGTCCAGGTTGAAGGTGCGGTAAAGCGCACTGGAGGACCGAACCCGTGTCAGTTGAAAATGGCTGGGATGAGGTGTGGGTAGCGGTGAAATTCCAAACGAACTTGGAGATAGCTGGTTCTCTCCGAAATCTCTTTAGGGGGAGCCTTGAGGTAAGAATCGTGGAGGTAGAGCTACTGTTTGGACAAGGGGCCCGTCATGGGTTACCAACTTCAGATAAACTCCGAATGCCATTGATTTATCCTCAGGAGTCAGACGATGAGTGATAAGATCCACCGTCGAAAGGGGAACAGCCCAGATCACCAGTTAAGGTCCCTAAATATATGCTAAGTGGAAAAGGATGTGGAGTTGCATAGACAACTAGGATGTTGGCTCAGAAGCAGCCATCATTTAAAGAGTGCGTAATAGCTCACTAGTCGAGTGATCCTGCGCCGAAAATGTACCGGGGCTAAGCATATTACCGAAACTGTGGATGTGCACTACGTGCACGTGGTAGGAGAGCGTTCTAAGGGCGGCGAAGTCAGACCGTGAGGACTGGTGGAGCGCTTAGAAGTGAGAATGCCGGTATGAGTAGCGAAAGACAGGTGAGAATCCTGTCCACCGAATGACTAAGGTTTCCTGGGGAAGGCTCGTCCTCCCAGGGTAAGTCGGGACCTAAGCCGAGGCCGAAAGGCGTAAGCGATGGATAACAGGTTGAGATTCCTGTACCAGTTAACTGCGTTTGAGCAATGGAGGGACGCAGGAGGCTAAGCGATCCGCACGATTGGAAGAGTGCGGTCAAGCAGTAAGTCAGGAGTTGAGTCAAATGCTTAACTTCGGGTTGACAAGCTGTGATGAGGAGTGAACTTTTAGTAACGAAGTCGCTGATGTCACACTGCCGAGAAAAGCTTCTAGCAAGTAGTTAACTGCCCGTACCGCAAACCGACACAGGTAGTCGAGGAGAGAATCCTAAGGTGAGCGAGAGAACTCTCGTTAAGGAACTCGGCAAAATGACCCCGTAACTTCGGAAGAAGGGGTGCTGGCCGCAAGGCCAGCCGCAGTGAATAGGCCCAGGCGACTGTTTATCAAAAACACAGGTTTCTGCAAAATCGTAAGATGAAGTATAGGGGCTGACGCCTGCCCGGTGCTGGAAGGTTAAAAGGAAGGGTTAGCTTCGGCGAAGCTCTGAATTGAAGCCCCAGTAAACGGCGGCCGTAACTATAACGGTCCTAAGGTAGCGAAATTCCTTGTCGGGTAAGTTCCGACCCGCACGAAAGGCGTAACGATCTGGGCACTGTCTCAACGAGAGACTCGGTGAAATTGAAATCCCTGTGAAGATGCAGGGTACCCGCGACAGGACGGAAAGACCCCATGGAGCTTTACTGTAGCTTGATATTGAGTGTTTGTACTGCTTGTACAGGATAGGTAGGAGCCGTAGAAAGCGGAACGCTAGTTTCGCTGGAGGCGTTGGTGGGATACTACCCTTGCATTATGACCACTCTAACCCGCAGCACTGAACGTGCTGGGAGACAGTGTCAGGTGGGCAGTTTGACTGGGGCGGTCGCCTCCCAAAAGGTAACGGAGGCGCCCAAAGGTTCGCTCAGAATGGTTGGAAATCATTCGCAGAGTGTAAAGGCACAAGCGAGCTTGACTGCGAGACAGACAGGTCGAGCAGGGACGAAAGTCGGGCTTAGTGATCCGGTGGTTCCGCATGGAAGGGCCATCGCTCAACGGATAAAAGCTACCCTGGGGATAACAGGCTTATCTCCCCCAAGAGTCCACATCGACGGGGAGGTTTGGCACCTCGATGTCGGCTCATCGCATCCTGGGGCTGTAGTCGGTCCCAAGGGTTGGGCTGTTCGCCCATTAAAGCGGTACGCGAGCTGGGTTCAGAACGTCGTGAGACAGTTCGGTCCCTATCCGTCGCGGGCGTAGGAAATTTGAGAGGACCTGTCCTTAGTACGAGAGGACCGGGATGGACATACCGCTGGTGTACCAGTTGTTCCGCCAGGAGCATTGCTGGGTAGCTATGTATGGACGAGATAAACGCTGAAAGCATCTAAGTGTGAAACTCGCCTCGAGATGAGATTTCCCATTCCCTTCGGGGAAGTAAGACCCCACAAAGATGATGTGGTAGATAGGATGGAAGTGGAAGTGCAGTGATGCATGGAGCGGACCATTACTAATCGGTCGAGGACTTAACCAAGAAGAGCGGTTAGGTTTATTGAAGAAATGGATATTGTTTAGTTTTGAGAGCACAAGCTCTCACCCGAGAGGGTAGTGTGGTGATGATGGCTTGAAGGATACACCTGTTCCCATGCCGAACACAGCAGTTAAGCTTCAACACGCCGAAAGTAGTTGGGGGATCGCTCCCTGCGAGGATAGGACGTTGCCACGCTAACTAGTAAAGGAGCAGCAATTTCGGTTGTTGCTTCTTTTTTGTTTTAAATCTGTATTAAATCGTCCCCGACAAGCGTAAACTAAAATTACGAAGGAGGGACTTGGGATGGAAAAGGCAGTCAATTTTGATTACTCAGCGCAGCCGGACAGCTTGCTTAGTATTACCTCGGTGGGACGTTCAGACACCATGGCAGGTCACCAGTACGGTCCGGCAGTCCGTCCCTACTACCTGTTTCACTATATTTTGTCCGGTTCGGGGACCTTTCGCGTTAATGGAATTCGGTATCACCTTCACGCCGGTCAGGGATTCTTCATCGCCCCGAACTGTCAGACCGATTACGAGGCGGATGATGTCACTCCGTGGTCCTACATCTGGCTGGGCTTTACCGGTGCCTATGCCCAGGAAGTGATTAATCAGCTGGCGATATCTGCGGAAAATCCCGTCTACAGCAATTCCCACTACTATGAGCTTGCCAACTGCGTCAATCAGATTATCCAACACCGGCCCGTCACGGTTGCCAATAATCTCCTGGCTAATAGCTACTTGCTTCGCTTCCTCAGCCTGATCGCCGATTCGACCATCGTTTCGAGGCAACAGACCCAGCAGAAGAATTCCTACGTAGACCGGGCGATCGACTACCTGGCTAACCACATTGCGACGGCCTCGGCCGATCAACTGGCCCGGGCAGTGAACCTCGATCGGAGCTACCTCACCACGTTGTTTAAGCAGGTGACCGATCTGACGCCCGGCCAGTACATTCGTAACTTTCGGATCACCAAGGCCCGCCACCTGCTGGAATCGACGACCCTGCCCGTGGAAAAGATTGCCACACTCTGTGGTTACACCCATGCTAATTCGTTTGCGCGGATTTTTAAGCAGACGTACGGTTTGTCGCCGCGGGCCTACCGGAAACAAGTGGAAAAAGAATTGAAATAATAAAAGCGTTTAGTGAATCAATCGCAGGTTCACTAAACGCTTTTTGCTACGATGAATGATCGTATCAGATGAATTTCATGGAGACTTGATCTGGCTTTTCTGAATGCTCGGCAATTACCGTAGCAAGCCCGTCTACGAGGACACGTCTCACAAGGGCAACAGCCGAGTCGGCGTCAAAATGCTTTCCCTTACTGTACCAGGAGACGTAGAATGACAAACCCGACATGATAGCAAAATCAAAAACATATTCCATATCCTGATCAGTTGGTGGAATGGCGAATACTTTAAAATAATAGGGCTTTAATGCTTCTTTGATTTTGACGGCGAAATGCGGATCGCCATTTTCACTCAGAAGATACCACAAAATTTCGCCGCTCTCTTCATTGATGCGGGTAAAAGAGTGGATAAACGCTGCCGTTAGACTTTCGGTTGAGCTTAATGTGAAAATTTTAGTAAGTGAAGCAATCAGCCGATCTTCCGTTTGATCTCTAAGGTCGTAGATATCCGAGTAATATTCATAAAAAGTGCTACGGTGATAACCCGCACAGGAACAGATATCTTTGACCGAGATGCGGGTAAATTCTTTTTCCCGGCAAAGCTTAAAAAGAGCAGTGGTAAAGTTTCCCTTTGTAATCCTGCGTTTCTCTTGTTGTTTCATGATGGCCTCCTAAAATCCGACAGTCTTGCGACGACTGTACGTTGTTTCTCCATATGGCAGGCTTTATATTGTAATTGTACGACAGGTTGTCGGAAGTTTTGCAACATTAATTCAAAAATTATCATCTAAATGGAGGGTTTAATCATGTTCAATTGTAAAGCAGTTATTAACGATCAGACCTACACGCCGGAACTTCTCGAATGGATTTTTTATCAACGAACAATTTATACACTTCACGAAATGAAACGCTTGGGGGCAGAAATCAAGGACGGCAATCGGATCCTCTCTGACAGCGACATCAATTTCCTTGGAATGAAGGATGCCAAGAGAATTTCCATTGCTGTTCGGCAAGAACTTGGCATTGAAGGCGTTAAAAAATTGTATGCCGATGCGCTTAAAAACTCTGATGCATTTTGGAAAAATATTCATAGTCAGAGTGGCAAAGCAACAGCGGCTAAAGA comes from Limosilactobacillus sp. and encodes:
- a CDS encoding DHA2 family efflux MFS transporter permease subunit, giving the protein MNIQARRHVRHPKLAMVSMLLGAFVGMLSETSLNIALPKLMASLNVNTATIQWLVTGYMLVIGIILPLSSLISKWFTTRQIIIFALSDFIVGAIISALAGNFPVLLIGRMIQGIGTGLILPLMFAVVLQIFPPQKIGAVMGVCALVIMFAPAIGPTLTGLILAQLSWHWIFWLFVPFLLIALLFAISSLENVGRITRPHVDVLSIIESAVGCSGLVVGASLSSRDGWLSVPVLAALIIGLIVLGLYVYRQLHLETPILNLRVFKNRSFAIGSTLVMLDFGIILSAMYLLPMYIQNGLLLPVALTGIIMLPGGVINALTSAVAGRLYDSIGAKKPAMLGFAIALVGAIMLACTSTHSSVAYVIGAHVILMIGCPLAMSPSQTSALNSLSGMESADGSTILNTMQQIVGALATALATSFLELGRHYASGSAAVRFTTGAHWGFYFTIVLVVVALLLTFQMTAKPHSSDLQE
- a CDS encoding RBBP9/YdeN family alpha/beta hydrolase, which codes for MTKAYLIHGTSTRDDDWFPWLEQAAAPTIQLDRLWLPEPFNPQRDAWNAAVDDQIKPTDGLILVAHSLGCITALRFIERHQIKDARLLLVGAFDQGLPTYPELDVFMQPAPDYGQIAPKVSKATVIAAKNDPIAPYKNSIQVAHHIHAKLIVQETGGHFLTSDGFTQFPLALKELQRLAK
- a CDS encoding GNAT family N-acetyltransferase, translated to MSEVSLRVARLTDAAAIRQIYSYYVQNTAITCEVTVPTVEEITGRMKKTLQHYPYLVAELDGQVVGFAYIGPANPREAYQWTVETSIYVDRECRGHRIGTRLYDALEELCRRMHFVNMTAHIVYPHDDQPDQYLTLASPKFHEYYGYKLAGRFDRNVYKFDKWYDMIWMEKSIADHTQAPTAPLDFADVADDFFAK
- a CDS encoding GNAT family N-acetyltransferase translates to MSNEQIKVADQDDLNALADLYKAICDHQPLDQYGADWTWGEYPSVDGLRQMIDDAQVLVAYQDGQAIGAGVLTTGEDYPQVDWPTPADNDEIGVLHLFGVRPKYRGTGIASKLLQAILQQAKTVGKRVIHLDVLDGNLPSEKLYVKNGFRVVQSLTLHYDDIGDQDAKVLEYQL
- a CDS encoding AraC family transcriptional regulator, yielding MEKAVNFDYSAQPDSLLSITSVGRSDTMAGHQYGPAVRPYYLFHYILSGSGTFRVNGIRYHLHAGQGFFIAPNCQTDYEADDVTPWSYIWLGFTGAYAQEVINQLAISAENPVYSNSHYYELANCVNQIIQHRPVTVANNLLANSYLLRFLSLIADSTIVSRQQTQQKNSYVDRAIDYLANHIATASADQLARAVNLDRSYLTTLFKQVTDLTPGQYIRNFRITKARHLLESTTLPVEKIATLCGYTHANSFARIFKQTYGLSPRAYRKQVEKELK
- a CDS encoding TetR/AcrR family transcriptional regulator, translated to MKQQEKRRITKGNFTTALFKLCREKEFTRISVKDICSCAGYHRSTFYEYYSDIYDLRDQTEDRLIASLTKIFTLSSTESLTAAFIHSFTRINEESGEILWYLLSENGDPHFAVKIKEALKPYYFKVFAIPPTDQDMEYVFDFAIMSGLSFYVSWYSKGKHFDADSAVALVRRVLVDGLATVIAEHSEKPDQVSMKFI